The genomic window GAGCAGCCCGGGTTATTTCATAATATCTGGGACGGGTGAGAAAGCTTGATGTaaatcttgtgtctctttgtatgttttttgcATGAGTCACTCGTTTGCTATCTCTCTGTTTGTATCATGCTGTGAAAGCAGGTGGATGTTTGCCTCCCCTAAGGCTACAGGTTTCAGGTGTGACAATCAAAGGGAGTCATAATGTACAGCTCATTAGTTTGGTGCGCACGTTTGCTCATTTTTGTCCAGAAGACTTTGTTCTCACTTCACCTCTGATGGTATAGTCATGGTTTGGGTTTCACAAGTTCACAAGCTTGCCTTTCAGACCAGGGGCAAAGAAGAGCTCTCTGTCGATCTGTTGTTCAGTACATAAAAATTTACAAGGAATCACTGGAGGGCATGGGTGTCTCTATTCTGGCTAGGTGTTATGGCTTGCCTGCTGTTGCATCATTTGCTCCGCCATGCCAGGACAAAGTCTTGATGAAGACTTTCCTTGAAAATTAATAGGCAATTGATTGAGAAATCGAGAGCTGAGGGTGTAGTTTTATCTCCCATTGTGTGGGAGGTGTACGTTCAGTACTCAAGCTACAGTGCTTCATTCTCCCTCGCCTCACCTGGAGCTCGGCTGCATTCTTTTATGAGAGTGGGATATGTTTGGTCCTGCCCAACTCTGACTGGTATCATACTATCTTCATATCTCTAAGGGTTTTGTATTTTCCTGATTCCCTGAGATTAGGTGTTGGAAAttataagattttattgatactaATGCCATTATTGATTCAGAGGATCGGTCCAATTCTTTCtgggtgtaaaaaaaaaaaaggaggccTACACGATTTTTCTGAGGCTGAACACAGCGTAGATGAAATGAGAtaatatttgtacagcattttTCGTAGTCAAAGCAAAAAAATCTACCAACCCTGCCTGCGTGGTGCTAATGTTATTATAACAGATGATATTTACCCTCTGTAATGGACGTGCTGCTCGGTTGGGAAGCAGTGAAACTCATGCGTAGAGGGTCTAATACTTGGCATAGTGTTGGGTAGAACGATATTTGAGCATATTGCTGGTGTGTCCAACCCTACTTGAAATTGTCATTTACAGGCATTACAAGCAGCACtgaaaggaaggaaaaaggaaGCCACGCTTTGGACTGTTTCTTCCTCTACACCATAAATCCTTCTTGTGTCAAGTTTCCAGCAACATAGACACATTAGTTTGACGTCATTGCAAAGTGAAACTATCAGAAAAACTTGCCAGCATTGATGAAAGGAATTGACAAGCTCAGAAGCATATGATTTTGATTCTAATATAGATCTCAACTTGGACCAGTTCTCCATTCCAATCCCTGTCTCTTGGGGTTTTTTATGTTCCTGATTCTCGGAGATACAGAGGGGAACTAGACCCTCATCCGCAGCCTGTGCTTTCCTCAGTGTCCACATTTTCTATCTGTGTAGCCCTGAAGATGGTGAGGCAGCCTCTTTATGTGGTTTTGGTTTGAGGGCCTTCCTCCTGGCTGGTCCAGCTGCatgaccagaccagaccaggcGCAGCAGCTTAGGGAACAGATTGCCTTGGTTTGAGGTTTCTGGTTCAGGATCAGTGCGTAAAGAAGAAATGAGCTAATGGAGTCCTCCCAGCCCAGATCCACTGGGGGGTGATCTGATCTGGGTGGGTGATCCGACAGCTCAAAGACGCTTTCCTAAACAGGGACAGGCTCGTGCCATTCTAGATAAACAAAAGCATTTCCATCATCTCTCAcaagttttatatttatgtaaacGAGTGGAATTGTTTCGGCTGTTTCTAAACTCTTTCTAGAACAATCTGGGTCAACTGGATCTCTCAGCCACCCACCTTCAGTCCCCATTCACTTTCACTCTCTAGAGCAGACTACAGTGGCCAGCACTCATTACCTCAGCACCTTGGCATGTTACCAGAGTCTTTGCTGATATCTCAGACCAATTACTCTAGATTTACTACTCAGCGGGCTCCTCTAACTAACGGCCAACTGACTGACCCACATTTGCCTCGTATCCACGGCTACGTCCGGGGCCTTGAAAGGGCTCGTCTCAAACTGATGTTACGCTTCATTAGTAGAAGTTTTATTGAGCATACTGGCTGCTTGGCCAACATGTTTTCACAGCCAAACGTGTAGTCCACATGGCTGGCTGTCAGCCCGTggattgtattttttgtaaattcCACGAGAGAAAGTTTGTCTCATAGCAGCAAGGAGACTGTTCATGTTGGCTCGCTGAATGAAGGATTGGAAAACTGTGTGTGAGTTGGCCTCAGGCCCTCACGACATGCATATAATCTTGTGTGGCAGGCTTAGTTTGTGTCAGGACAGGAGAGCGGTGTGGGAATGAGCAGGTCCAGATCAGATGCAGAACCACGTTATTGCTTTCATCTTGTAGCATTATCTCCTGTATCATCAGTCAGGCTCAGCATCGCGGAGGATTCATGAAAGAAGCATAAGACCCCATGATCTGTCAGTGTTGGTGATGATGTGTATCTATGACGGTGACTCCACAGGTGCACAGAGAGCTGCAGTAACAAAGATCTGACAGTTTGAAGATACATATCTATCAAAAGCAACTGGGAGGCAGAGACCTCTCACCCACAGCGCCTTGATCGCCCAGGTTATGAATAAGTCATAATTCGAAATGTGTCTGATGTGCTGTGAAGTGTAAAACGCTTCTCCCTCTgcgctcacacaaacacacagaaaatccTGACCTTGCCTGAGGCAGCACTGCTCAAGCACTTTCCCAGAAGTCTGTTCAACAATCAGCAAACAAGCGGAAAGTATTCATCAGTTTCAGGATGTAGTGACCTTTCTGCTCACTAAGATACACTGCAGTATGCacgcatacacaaacacagtggaGCTGCATGATAtgcaaaaaagaataaaaaaaaaatcacatatacAGATGTTAGGATTTGAGTCACGATTTTAGTTTGAATGACaattttttgcatttcatttttactgaaaaagAGATGATGATGGAAATTTTGCTGATGTCTGttctaaagaaaacatgttccCTTACATCTGGAATTTATTTTTTAGGCCAGCTGCACAATGCTTCAGTTAAAATGGTATGTTGGGACACATtttaccatccatccatcctttttcatccgcttatcagAGGCCGGGTCAGGGGGCAACAGGCTGACCAAGGtactccagatgtccctctccttaggaatgctttccagctctttCTGGGGGATCTTGAGATGTTCCCAGTCAAGATGAGATATATGTTATCCCTCCAGTGTTTTGGGtttgccccggggcctcctaccagttggacttGCCccaacacctctaatgggaggtgcccaggaggcatcctgatcagatgcccgaaccacttTACTTGACCCCTTTCAGTGCAAAGGACCAGCAGTTCTACTCCAAGCTCCGTCTGGGTGTCAAGCttcttaccctatctctaaggctgagcccagccaccctaggAAACTCATTTGAGGTGCTTGCATTCACGagctcattcttttggtcacttcCCAAacctcatgaccataggtgacgGTTGGAATGTAGATAGACCGGTAAATCGAAAAcattgccttccggctcagcttcTTCTTCACCATGATGGTCCAGGGAAATGCCTGCATCACTGTTGATGCCCTGCCAAACCGCCTATATATTTCACACTCCATGTTACTCTCACTTGTGAAAAAGACACCAAGATACTTGAGCTCCTTTGCTTGGAGCAGTCCATCTCTCCCAACCTGGAGGAGGCTATCCACCATTTTCCAGCAGATAATAATGGCCTCATACTTGGAGTTACctactctcatcccaactgcgtcacactcggctgcaaaccaaGTGCGTACCTTTATCGAAAAATTGCAGCTTCTGTGATTTGGGTGTTGCACTTAGTTGTATTGGGatttttgataatattttgtttagttgcgCTGCCGTAAAACCAACACACATATATGCATTCAGGcaaccacagacacatgcaAATCACCATGTGTTCAGATTAGAACCTCAAATTTTTTATTGTAGTGCTCACATTTAAGTTATTAGTTAAGATTGTCAGTCAATggggcgccccatgtacagaggcattgcctcgctgcagctgTCGCGGGTTTGAGTCCAGCCTGCGACactttgctgcgtgtcagtctccgctctctctctctgtttctccatttcacacactgtcctatccattgaaggcaaaagcccacaaaaataatctttaaaaaaagaaaaaaatattgtcagTCAATATGTTGCATTTGAACAGTAATGATAATCATTTGTAGTACCCAACAAAGTTGTTATCAGGGGTTCTTGTGGGTGTTTGAATCACTATGTTATTGTCAAAGTACTTCCTCAAAATGCTCTGCACTTTACCCCACTAGAAAAAGTCCCTTCACCTCCCTCCGAGTGTCGTCCTCGGTGAGACTACAGAGAGCCATGATGAGGTACGAGCGAAGAGATTTCCTGTAAGAGCTGTGGGGAGATCACACAAGGTGCCTGCTGACTGCCTCAACGAGGCATGTTTAGGCTCCATCCCTGTAGTTTAAAGAGGCAGAGCTGCTAATTTGAGGGCATTGTAGTCTCAACAGAGAGCCCCGTGCCTGGCCTGGATGGACTATAATCAGCTCTAAACAGAGGACTCAAACTCCACAGAGAAACTAAAACTGAAGCCTGGGtggctggagaaaaaaaactcatgcaaacaaacatgcaGCACCTATGTTTATTCAGGatgcacacactgaaaaaaatgcatttctgtaTTGTCATGGTTGCTATAAATAGTGGTAAAACACTGTCAATGTGGTGAGTCAGGCTGAGCGAGTGTTGTGTGAAACCATTGTACCTACTGCAGAATGGAAACTGTGATAACAATAAGGAGCACCATTGTTTTGTGAGGAGGCCTGGAATAAACTCAAGGACTGTAATAGAACAAGGCGCACCCCAAACATCCTCAAACTCATAAACACACTTCAGATACCTGATTATAACATACTTTTTCTGTAGGATCACAACTGCAAACATGTCTCTGCAGACATtccttttatgatttttttttttttcagaaacctGTGCGCGGATCGACGGTTTAGATTGAAAGAAGATAGGATGACATATCTCCCTCACAATGCACGTCTGTGCCTCAGAGGCTGTCAGACAGACactgatgcttcctgtttgcttcctgtttaTTTCTGCCATTTCCCTTTTGGCTGATATCGTATACTGTGTCGCTGTAGCTTCTTTATTCTGCTGCTACAACTTTCAGCTCAGTTGAAACTGAAATTTACTCCCTCAGTTCATCTTCATGCTGGGTAATTATATGTAGACAGTGTATTTTGGCTGAGGGTTCATGAAATCTCTAATTAGGATGCAAAATTGTGGAATGAGATAAAGTTAATTTTAAGCAGAGACGTGCTTCGGAAATTTTGCTCAAGCAAAGAAAGGAATTGGACGAACTTGACTGGGAATGTTACAGATAGGCATCACTGTCAAACCTGAGACAAAGCAAACCTGAGCACAAACTTGAAGGACACCAAACCTCTTCACTTGAAAACACAACCATGAACTGCAGACATGACTGAATCCTGCTGAACTGAATTACACCCGCATCTTAAGTGTTTCAAATCTCATAGCTCCACTCCTCAGATGTTGTCACGCCTGTGACTTTGTTATTATGACCCAGATCTGCTGGTTTCTACTCGACCCCGACCTCAGATGAATCAGTCAGCCTTTTTTAGCCGCATGAGATAATGCTCTTATTTTGTGGCCAGGGAAATGTCTGAAGTGTTTTTGCCTTGAACTGACTCAGATCGTATCAGACAGTACACAGCATCAGTGTTCATTCCCTGCAGACGTGCTGGGATGATTTACCATCCTGAATGGAGGCAGGCGGGGAGGTTATGTGTAGCCGAATACCACATTCATTCACCTCGGGGGATGAGACTGACTTGTAACTCTTAATGAATGTTTTTGTGCTGAACTTTTCATCACCAAGCAAATGACACATTCAGCAAGAATTAGAGCGATAACATGACAGAGCAGTCCACTGTTATCAGATTAACGAGCCTCCCTTCCCTTTTATGTGAAATTTATGAATCTATTAGATCCATTttatttagttagtttagttaTCCATTTAAAGAGCTGCTTCACCTAAATCCAAAAACCTACTTCTCACTTACCGCCAGTGGTGTCATGCAATCCAAACAAATGTTCCCAGATGTTGAGATATCAAAGAATTCTTCCCCCAGTCTAGAACAATGGAGGTGAAGGACAATTTTGAAAAATTACATTGAAATATTTCAGTGGCAACTTTTGAAGAAAATCCTGTTATGATCCCAATCCACAAACCTCACTCTCAACAGTTCCACAGGATTATTTCTTCAGTGGTACTCCtgaactcaaggatgaactaattagagttttatagtcaaaggtcaaaggtcattgttACCTCACAAAACACGTTTTTGACCATAATTCAAGAATTTGTACGCTAATTATGGCAAAATTGCAAACAAATTCCGAACAGGATAAAATGGTGAAGTGATAATgtttacatccaaaaggtcaaaggtcaacttcgcTGTCACATACAATCCCAAGGTGGTAATACtagtttaaatatatttttcaggaGCCTGTCTCCAGAACTTTAAATCGCCCACATCTCTGATCTGCTCAGCATTTCAACTGTCCGTAGGTAAGGTGTTGTGCTTGCTAAGGGCTGTTTTCCCCATTGGAGAAGCCTTCGACCAAGCTTTGTAGGTGGGATCGGGAATAAGGACATAATCTTTGTGTTCCAGAGCCAGCAATATAGcttaatttattaaaaataaaggcaacagaattggacacaaacactgcaacaaGAGATACGTACGTCACCCGTTaggtcaaaacaaaacaaaagtaatcccCTCCTCCACAACAGAATCACACATTGTCAAGCTGAATACATGAAAATGCCGTTTCAGTCAAGCTATCAGGGTAAGCATGATGAATGAAGTTCTGTTCGACTCTATTGTACTGGGGCGGAGGCCTGAAATCTCAAAGACGGATATCTCAAAACCAGTTAAAACCAACACTATCTGCATGGTTAGATACCACGAGAGATAAGTTACAAATATTCTTTGTAATGTGGTTGAATTGACCCGTCAACCCTTCCTGACTCCACCAGTAAGATCCACCAAGACAGCAGAGTTGACCTCATTGTGTTTAAAGCAGATCCCACATATTTTCCTGTGTGTCTCATACTGCTGGATCATGACATCAGAGGGCTTCTGAGAAACCCTTGGTGCTCCCATGAGGCCGCGGCTGCGTCGAGGCCAGTGTGGCCACAGCAACTAAATCATAACATAGCAACAGTATCACAATCACTTTGATTGGGACCTATACACGCTTGCTCAACACTTGCTTGAACAGTGactcacacacatgtacacggGGTTGAGAgctcttaaaatgtcatctgtTACAGGTTACAGCTTATTTGTAATCAGGTTTTGATTGCTGttgaacaaagaacaaagattTTTATTCTGTCTGTACTTTGAATGGTGAACTGAATGATGGAGCTCCAGTTGGTGTCGTGTGTGTGCTCGCCACAGCAGCGAGGATCCAGCATGTTTCACTTTATGTTACTGTGAAATGCGGCATGCTGTAACAGAGCTCTGCGCTGATCCGTGTTGACAGCTGCTCAGTGGCAAAACACACAAGGCTTCTGTCATTTTGCAGATAAAATCAATCACACAAAGGCCCAGTGATCGTGAGTAAAATGACGACAGCTTAAACtctcagttgtgtgtgtgtttattgagTGTGTGATTCATCTCGGCTGTTCCAGCAGACATCTGGAAGTGTGGCTCATGATACACTCACAGCTGGCTGATAGTGAATGTGAAGGAGCGCCCTGTGGGAAGATCTTGGGTCTATTTGATGACAATGGTACAAATAAGACATCCTGTGGGACAAACACAAGAGAGCTTCATGATTCATAGTGGATGGGAAATCAGTAGCCACTTATCCTTCTTACATTAAgcctctcttttctcctccttcGCCCTCATATACGTCAGTGTCTTCCAAATATTTATACAGatcctgtgtgtctctgtgtccgtAGGTGTGCTTTCAGAGGGTATCATGGCTGAGGGAAGCTGCTTCGGTGCATTGTAGCTGTTTGGGATGACCAGAGCCGGACCTTGccttgaagaagaagaagaggggaaaGAACCGTTAGGAGGAAAAACATCTGCTCAGTGAGGATAAGATCAGAACAGGGAATGTACCGGACTGATCTCTTTGTAAGGAAAGGAATTTAACCTCCCCAGTATTAGTGCTCTTTCAATTTAAAGAGCTTGAAGAATTTTGTTGTTTATCATTGGTTGTTACCACCCCAGAAAAGTTCAACGCCATGTGCCATGTTATCGTAACATGCCGCTCCATGCTCTGGACGCTGCTCAGTATCGTAGTGGCCTTTGCTGAGCTCATTGCCTTCATGAGCCCCAATTGGCTGCTGGGATATCCTCGTTCCAGCGAGAGCGGGGAGGGAGTGGACTCCGGGGAGTACCGGCCGTCTCTCGGCCTCTACAGCCGATGCCTTCGCGTCGGGTCACGGGGGATAGGGGTGAGCTGCGGGCCCTACGCTGGGACGTTTGGGGAAGTGGCCAGCGGCTTCTGGCAGGgtgccatgttgtttctggCAGCAGGGATGTTAGTGCTAGGAGGAGTGGCCTGTATCTCCATCTTCAGCCTGTGCTTCCAGAGCATCCTGAAGAAGAGCATATTCAACATCTGTGGACTGCTACAGGCTATTGGAGGTGAGacatctatctgtgtgtgtgtttagtgggGCTGCCTCAGACTTAGAATTTTCTTCGTCGACcagtagtcgtcatttagggccattagtcgactaatcacctgcatgtttaagatattaatttaatgattaaattatatattttgggcggggcaacaatggtttgagttgaaggtgtgatgatcccacactttggatttccagtcgtataggttttgatttattttgacaaggcacagctcctaatagagtttcacgtttttttttctgcgactaagcgaccaatgaaatcttgctgactaatgacttGAAATCAAAATTCACAGGTTTCAACTTTCTAATATCtcttaaaggtcccatattgtcAGATTGACAAGTCTTTTTTAATATAAAGCTGGTATAGGTGCTATAAAAGTACTGTTcaatccacagagaaatgcCCACAGTACATATTCAGAAACTGTGACTTTAAACAGGCAGTCAGGACTTCTGTGAAGTTGTAAAGCCACCACTATACTGTGTCAAACTTGAATAATAAACATTCTAAATgagtccctttgtatttcctgttgtaatGCAAGGACAATACAAAGGAAGGAATGGTCATGATGAAAGTGAAAGCGTTCAAGGAGCCAGTTCTATTGTAGTCAATGGGGCGGACGCTGTAAATCACACTAtaacccatcatatctttgtCCTTTTAACTTTGAAAAATCCTTCTACCagattaaaatacacacattacCTGATgcttactgacattttttttaatctaaatatCTAAATATGCTTTCCCAGTTATTGGTCTCTAAACAGACcatggctctgtccaaaagAGGCTCAGATGCAGCTGATGGACAGAGTCGTGATCCgtttggagaccaataacaaAGACCatatttagattaaaaaaaaaatcaaacatcaaaCGTCAGTAAGCATCACTAATGTGTGCTTTTCAATCTGGTGACAGGACTTTTCAGTCAAACttgaaacaacaacacaactggcaccaaagtctggctcctcCAACGCTGTCACTGTCATCATGACCGTTCCTTCTTCAATATTTCCCTTGCTGTAGGtgtatgtgaatgacatcagctgacaggaaataaacatGGACTCAAACTGTTGCCTAGTAATGTAATTCCATTAAAACAGACTATAAAGATAGAGTGTGCTGGTACAGTCATTTCATTTGGCAACATTAACAGAGCACGGATGCTGCCAAGTGGAGAGGTGGAAGATCCGGatacactgaccaatcagagcagacagagCTTTTTCGAGTGTGTGagtttaaagagacaggtgctaaaacggagcgtttcagacagagggtgaatgcAGGtatattcagacagacagaatgagtAAAATACAGCgcattttgaacattaaagcatgtaatcTTGTTCTTGTggaacccaaaatacaagtatgagcCTGAAAACGAgcataatatgggacctttaatgTCAGAAATTGAACCCTGGGCTCTGTCTTAGAAAGACTGGTGGACTGTGGAACACAAGAGACAATAATGGAAATAAGTCCTGGGCTTTATTGTTGTATCCCTGTCAAAGTCTAATatgttgtgtgtatatatgtgcaGAATATTGTACTTTATTGTAACCATATCATAATGTCACGAAACCatactaaattaaaaaaaagagtccTTGCTAACATAACACAGACAACAAGGTGAAGATCTGCTATGATTTCTGCAAAATAGAGGTCAAAGGGCAAATTGTTTGCAACAAATATGTGGTGTTGATAATGAAATTTGTAAGTCTATTGCATACAAAGTATACATGGTGATTTCACcctaaaaacaagcaaaaagacATATAAACAAATGCTCTTTTTTATTGCCATGCTTCCTCTGGGCTCACACGTTCAAAGTTGCCAGTTAAAAAGGAAGGAAACTGGAAGTTCCCACACAATGTGCGTCCTCTGACCCACATGTTCCGGCGCCTGAGCTCAGAGGAGCAGGGAGGAATCACTGACAAACTCAAGAAGCCAAATGGCTACATCTCATTCTGCAGAAGCTAGTGCTAATAATCTGGGATCTGTGAGTTTATTGTGGTCACACGCCTACACAAGCCTATTGTATGTTTTATAATCATGCTGCAGCCTTTAGGGAATTTCTGAGTCGCTGTTGAGTTTACAAGTTGGCAACAACTAGTGGCGTTCCATCAAACTTTTCCTAGTTGGAGGTCGGATATTCCAACCAGACCTCTCCAAGTCATTTTGTATGTTACTACAACAATGAGCTCCCACAGGTGTGTTTGGCCGGATAGGTCTGTCAGGCAGGTAATCTATCATTGTGTGACATCACTATGGAAGCAGTCAACATGGTCTTTCTTCTCACCACAAATCAATTGCTTGTCAGTTGAAAACTACACGTCTTCTTCACCAGAGTTGAGTCATCATGTTTGCAGCTGCACTAGGATCTGTTTGTGCTTTCCCGTGTTTACATGTACGTGACTAAACCCATTGTCTCGTCGTCTGCTCTCCCTCCAGGCCTGCTGCTGATGGTGGGCCTCATGCTGTACCCTGCCGGTTGGGGTTCGGAGAAGGTGATGGACTACTGCGGCTCCGAGGCCTTGCCCTTTAGGCCGGCTGAGTGCTCGCTCGGCTGGGCGTTCTACACAGCGATAGGTGGAACGCTGGGATCCTTCCTGTGTGCTGTTTTGTCCGCACAGGCTGAGATTGCCACCTCCAGCGACAAGGTTCAGGAGGAGATTGAGGAGGGGAAGAGTCTGATCTGCTTGCTGTGAGCCTTCAGAGACAACGGGAAACTCCAGGAAATCATCGGTGGTGTAATTTCTCTTAGGTGGACGCTTGTAGATCTCAGTGGAGGAAGGACGGTGATTAATCTGAAAGAGTTTGTTAAGAACATACAAGCCTTGGTAAATGCTTCTTAAATTCTTAGGCATGGGGTTCGCCTACCTGATGATAACAagacaaaggcaaaaaaaaaaattcccttgTACAGCTTCGAGGCTCTGGTACTGCAGCAGGCTGAGGAACATTACCTGTAGActtcttcaatgtttttaaccaagttactgtttatttttgtaatatttctcgccttaaaaaaatacactgtaCTGGAATAGCAGGAGATTAGTTGGAGAAATTGGTAGTGGACAGGTTAAACACTGCCAGTCGCACAGTTTATAGGCTGTCATTATAATGTTCATTCACACGGTTCACCTGCAAACCTCAACAAACCACTGAATACTAGCAGATGTGTCCACTAAAACTCCCAACAACAGCTTGCATATGTGTGCGGAGTGCGTCTGCGTGTGTGACAGACATTAACTGCTGAGGTTTCTTAGCGTCCATATGCTCTGATTGTGCGGCACAGCAGGACAGTGAGACTCTCTGGCTGACTTCACATGTGCCACTTAAAGGATTGTTCACTTTAAAGGGAGTTTCCCTTCTCATACAGATTGTTTGTGGGTCCCTTGCAGCTTATTAACCGGCAGAGTGtgtgaacagagcagagcaggaacAGAGCCTCACCATATGTTTCACTGTGGCAAACTTTCGTGAAGGGATGTTTGCTCACAGCGAGATAAAACAGGCTGCACCAGAGCTTATCATGGCACACCACACAGACTAGATCTGGCTTTGTAAAAATGTCCGAGACGCAAATAAGTGGGAACATTttctaaaagtgtttgttgaGCCTCTGCTAGATGAATGCAAAATGGGTCATCAGTGTTGCCATGATTAAGGCAGACCTCTTTGGTACTTTTGGAGATCGCCTGATATCGTGTTTTGCACTTGGCCCTTTCACATCGCTTCATATTTTGTACACTTGTTTCCATTTTCCCCGCCACGCTTCAGTAAGTTGCTGTAAATGTAACATCATGTGATTGCTTTTATTCATTGTAGATGACGTGCAATAATTCAACTATAGTGTGAGAGTGAGTGGATTGAGAGGATGTTTCTAGTCTGTCTGTGCTTAAATTAATATGTTGAACTGTCCgctgtttttgttacattaacAAAAGAGCAACAGCATTGTGGCACATTGTTTGATGCTGCATGTGTGAGAGGATGATATGTGTGAGGAGTGATACAGTCTGTACTTTGTACTCTAATAAACCAGGCCTTCTTTAGTAATTCTGAGTTTTACTAagctttgttttgctttgatgTGCAGAAGTTTTTTCTTCCATGTTTTCTTTCCTGAGACTTCCTGAGAGGAAACACTGACACCTAGAGATGGAAAGTAGACAACACAGAACAGGAACTTAAAC from Epinephelus moara isolate mb chromosome 8, YSFRI_EMoa_1.0, whole genome shotgun sequence includes these protein-coding regions:
- the LOC126394752 gene encoding LHFPL tetraspan subfamily member 2a protein-like codes for the protein MCHVIVTCRSMLWTLLSIVVAFAELIAFMSPNWLLGYPRSSESGEGVDSGEYRPSLGLYSRCLRVGSRGIGVSCGPYAGTFGEVASGFWQGAMLFLAAGMLVLGGVACISIFSLCFQSILKKSIFNICGLLQAIGGLLLMVGLMLYPAGWGSEKVMDYCGSEALPFRPAECSLGWAFYTAIGGTLGSFLCAVLSAQAEIATSSDKVQEEIEEGKSLICLL